The genomic stretch TCACCATGACGGCGTTCGGCCTGGTGGTCTGGGCCAGGGCGGTCTGGGTGGTTCAGGCGGGCATCACACCGGATCCCATGACCATGGGTGCCGTGGGCCTGCTGGCCCTGGCTACCAACGTCAGTGTCGCAGTCATGCTTTTCCGCTTTCGGGATGGCGACTCGGACATGCGCTCGGTCTGGCTGTGCAGCCGCAATGATGCCATCAGCAACATCGCCGTTATGGTGGCAGCCCTGGGCGTGTTTGGCACAGGGACTGCCTGGCCGGATCTTATGGTCGCCGCCATCATGGGTACGCTCGCCATTACCGCCGGCGTCAGCGTGATACGCCATGCCCGCAATGACATTGCCGGTGCCAAAGCCGGCCCGGTTGAGCTGACACCGGAAGTGTCGAGCCCGCAAGGCCATTAAAACGCCAGGGAAATCATCACCGGAATAAACGCCAGGGCAAACAGCGTGGTCAGCAGCACCGTACCCGCTGCCTGCCTTGGCGAGGTATCCAGCAGGGTGGCAATAACCACGGTATTGGCGGCAATCGGCGTGATCGAAATCAGGAACATGGCCTTGTGAACGGCGGGCTCATAAATGCCCAGCACGGTTGCATCCAGCCACCAGAACACGATGGCCACCAGTGGCCAGACTACGAACTTCCCGAAGAACGCCAGTGCCGTGAAACGGACGTTGCCGGCCAGCCCGCGAAAGCTGGTAATGCTCATGCCAATAATCATCATGCCCAGAATGCTGTAAGCCCCCCGCAGGTTGTCGAACAGCGGCACAAAAATATCCGGAATGCCGACCCCCGCCAGATTCAGCGCCACGGCAGCCAGAAAGGCATATACCGAAGGCAGCTTCAGAACCCGTATCAGAGCATCCCGGATGCTGTACCGTCCCCGTGCCGCCAAATAGAAACCCACCGAGTTCTCGAACAGGGTGGTGCCCAGCATGCACACGATGTAGAGCCCCAGCCCTTCCTCCCCGAACAACAAGAGCGCCACCGGCACCCCGAAGTACCCGGTATTCCCGGAACCCACG from Marinobacter subterrani encodes the following:
- a CDS encoding cation diffusion facilitator family transporter; this translates as MACSCSAPEPKSPAPGFRRALWIALWVNLAMFVVEGLASLSSGSVSLMADAIDFFGDSANYILSLTVLSMGMLWRGRAAMVKGITMTAFGLVVWARAVWVVQAGITPDPMTMGAVGLLALATNVSVAVMLFRFRDGDSDMRSVWLCSRNDAISNIAVMVAALGVFGTGTAWPDLMVAAIMGTLAITAGVSVIRHARNDIAGAKAGPVELTPEVSSPQGH
- a CDS encoding AEC family transporter translates to MAAAFALFFKLIPLYVTVVLGWVAGRYLEASGRHIAGIMLYIVTPSVVFSGVMAAPLSAEVIMLPFLVFGLASLLGIAQMTLAKKVLTDGSANIIPLCVGSGNTGYFGVPVALLLFGEEGLGLYIVCMLGTTLFENSVGFYLAARGRYSIRDALIRVLKLPSVYAFLAAVALNLAGVGIPDIFVPLFDNLRGAYSILGMMIIGMSITSFRGLAGNVRFTALAFFGKFVVWPLVAIVFWWLDATVLGIYEPAVHKAMFLISITPIAANTVVIATLLDTSPRQAAGTVLLTTLFALAFIPVMISLAF